The proteins below come from a single Rosa rugosa chromosome 2, drRosRugo1.1, whole genome shotgun sequence genomic window:
- the LOC133730083 gene encoding uncharacterized protein LOC133730083, whose protein sequence is MYNLVHPVISGLIKIFTSGFRRKMIWNFVGLFGCFRGKEDTAGDPGPEEPEKILERPQSPVEPQTGSDEVKPKRVFCLICKGNGDHETINCPDKSEGYVTLCRICDDGPCENEDDPDHKEEHYEYLMLCDCCGAIGRHWEDTCSRNCSDNDCDFDPPSWLQ, encoded by the exons ATGTACAACCTCGTGCACCCTGTGATTTCCGGTTTGATTAAGATTTTTACATCAGGATTCCGGAGGAAGATGATCTGGAATTTTGTTGGTCTTTTCGGCTGCTTTCGAGGAAAAGAAG ACACAGCCGGAGATCCTGGACCAGAAGAGCCGGAGAAGATCCTTGAGCGCCCTCAATCTCCTG tgGAACCGCAAACAGGCAGCGACGAAGTAAAACCAAAACGTGTGTTTTGTTTGATCTGTAAAGGGAATGGCGACCACGAAACTATAAATTGCCCGGACAAATCAGAGGGATATGTAACCCTTTGTAGGATTTGTGATGACGGTCCATGTGAAAATGAGGATGATCCAGACCACAAGGAAGAACATTATGAATATCTCATGCTTTGTGACTGTTGTGGAGCTATCGGTAGACACTGGGAAGATACCTGCTCTAGGAATTGCAGCGATAACGATTGCGACTTTGATCCTCCTTCTTGGCTCCAATAA